The proteins below come from a single Balaenoptera musculus isolate JJ_BM4_2016_0621 chromosome 1, mBalMus1.pri.v3, whole genome shotgun sequence genomic window:
- the MINDY1 gene encoding ubiquitin carboxyl-terminal hydrolase MINDY-1: MEHNQPEHPVRGEARTAELVSPENHEVLSEPNEPPQDKDAEEAAGAAGEQEPVDEALLPAQGQDNLESPPPDAISSQQGPAQGTQPEVETVGACSWPQELPQSPRSRQPELDFYCVKWIPWKGERTPIITQSTNGPCPLIAIMNILFLQWKVKLPPQKEVITSDELMAHLGDCLLSIKPQEKSEGLQLNFQQNVDDAMTVLPKLATGLDVNVRFTGVSDFEYTPECSVFDLLGVPLYHGWLVDPQSPEAVSAVGKLSYNQLVEKIITCKHSSDTNLVTEGLIAEQFLETTAAQLTYHGLCELTTAAKEGELSVFFRNNHFSTMTKHKGHLYLLVTDQGFLQEEQVVWESLHNVDGDSCFCDSDFHLSHSLGKGPGAEGGSGSPEKQRQVDQDYLIALSLQQQPSQGTLGLSDLELAQQLQQEEYQQHQAAQPAAARALSPQGRGAAFGRPAAERRQRPKQESDCVLL; encoded by the exons ATGGAACACAATCAGCCTGAGCATCCAGTCCGTGGTGAGGCCAGGACTGCAGAGTTGGTCAGCCCTGAAAACCACGAGGTCCTGTCAGAACCCAATGAGCCCCCTCAGGACAAGGATGCCGAAGAGGCTGCTGGGGCAGCTGGAGAACAGGAGCCAGTAGATGAAGCTTTGCTGCCGGCCCAGGGCCAGGATAACCTCGAGTCTCCTCCACCTGATGCTATCTCAAGCCAACAAGGGCCAGCCCAGGGGACACAGCCTGAGGTAGAGACAGTGGGGGCCTGCTCCTGGCCCCAAGAGCTTCCCCAGTCCCCCAGGTCCCGACAACCTGAGCTAGACTTCTACTGTGTAAAGTGGATCCCCTGGAAGGGAGAACGGACACCCATCATCACCCAGAGCACTAACGGCCCTTGCCCTCTCATCGCCATCATGAACATCCTTTTTCTTCAGTGGAAG GTGAAGCTGCCACCTCAGAAGGAAGTGATCACATCAGATGAGCTCATGGCCCATCTTG GAGACTGCCTTCTGTCCATCAAACCCCAGGAGAAGTCAGAAGGACTTCAGCTTAATTTTCAGCAG AATGTGGACGATGCAATGACAGTGCTGCCTAAACTGGCCACAGGTCTGGATGTCAATGTGCGATTCACAGGTGTCTCTGATTTTGAGTATACACCCGAGTGCAGCGTCTTTGACCTACTAGGCGTACCTCTGTACCATGGCTGGCTTGTTGATCCACAG AGTCCTGAGGCTGTGAGTGCAGTTGGGAAACTGAGTTACAACCAACTGGTAGAGAAGATCATCACCTGCAAGCACTCCAGTGACACCAACCTCGTGACAGAAG GCCTGATTGCAGAGCAGTTCCTGGAGACCACCGCCGCACAGCTGACCTACCATGGTCTGTGTGAGCTAACAACAGCTGCCAAGGAGGGCGAACTTAGCGTCTTTTTCCGGAACAACCACTTTAGCACTATGACTAAGCACAAG GGTCACTTGTACCTACTGGTCACCGACCAGGGCTTTCTACAGGAGGAGCAAGTGGTGTGGGAGAGCCTGCACAACGTGGACGGAGACAGCTGTTTCTGTGACTCTGACTTTCACCTAAGTCACTCCCTAGGCAAGGGACCTGGAGCAGAAGGTGGGAGTGGCTCCCCAGAAAAGCAGCGGCAGGTGGACCAG GACTACCTGATCGCCTTGTCCCTGCAGCAGCAGCCGTCGCAAGGCACATTGGGTCTTAGCGACCTGGAGCTGGCCCAGCAACTTCAGCAAGAGGAGTACCAACAGCACCAAGCCGCCCAGCCCGCGGCAGCACGGGCCCTGTCACCGCAG GGGAGAGGAGCTGCATTTGGACGCCCAGCTGCCGAGCGTCGGCAAAGGCCGAAGCAAGAGTCCGACTGTGTCCTCCTGTAG